The Nostoc sp. 'Lobaria pulmonaria (5183) cyanobiont' genome window below encodes:
- a CDS encoding ATP-dependent 6-phosphofructokinase, whose translation MGEPKRIGILTSGGDCSGLNAVIRAVVNCAVNTYGWEVLGIRQATLGLMVRPPQFTKLEVDRVDSLLTAGGTMLGTTNKGDPFAFPMADGSLCDRSEEIIAGYHQLGLDALIGVGGDGSLAILRRLAQQGGINLVGIPKTIDNDIGITEHAIGFDTAVNIATEALDRLHFTAASHSRVMILEVMGRDAGHIAIAAGIAGGANVILIPEIPYTVEHICHKIKERQNKGKNYCLIIVSEAVRTQGGENVTITNRLGQSRYGGIGEYLADEIIQHIDVETRVTVLGHIQRGGTASPLDRLVATAFGVAAVNLIAEGKYDRMVTWQNRQVLSVPITEAIAQYSAVDPNGTLVKTARGMSIYLGD comes from the coding sequence GTGGGAGAACCCAAACGCATAGGAATTCTTACGAGTGGAGGTGATTGTTCTGGCTTAAATGCTGTGATTAGGGCTGTAGTAAATTGTGCTGTAAATACTTACGGCTGGGAGGTTTTAGGAATTCGTCAAGCGACTCTAGGATTAATGGTGCGTCCGCCACAATTCACCAAGCTGGAAGTTGATCGAGTTGACTCGTTGTTAACTGCGGGTGGCACAATGTTGGGGACAACCAATAAAGGCGACCCTTTTGCCTTTCCAATGGCGGATGGAAGTTTATGCGATCGCTCCGAAGAAATTATTGCAGGTTATCATCAACTAGGTTTAGACGCTTTGATTGGTGTTGGTGGCGATGGTAGCTTGGCAATTTTGCGTCGCCTCGCTCAACAAGGTGGTATTAATCTAGTTGGTATTCCCAAAACCATTGATAACGATATTGGCATTACCGAACACGCTATCGGTTTTGATACAGCAGTAAATATTGCCACAGAAGCACTAGATCGGTTACATTTTACTGCTGCAAGTCATAGCCGAGTCATGATTTTGGAAGTAATGGGTCGTGATGCTGGACACATAGCAATAGCTGCGGGAATTGCAGGGGGAGCGAATGTAATTTTAATTCCCGAAATACCTTATACAGTTGAACACATTTGCCACAAAATCAAAGAACGCCAAAATAAAGGCAAAAACTATTGTTTGATAATCGTTTCCGAAGCAGTTCGTACCCAAGGCGGCGAAAATGTGACGATTACCAATCGCTTAGGTCAATCTCGATACGGAGGAATTGGCGAATATTTAGCCGATGAAATTATTCAGCATATTGATGTCGAAACGCGAGTCACCGTTTTAGGACACATTCAACGGGGTGGAACTGCTTCACCACTGGATAGATTAGTTGCAACAGCCTTTGGCGTAGCGGCGGTTAATCTAATTGCTGAAGGTAAATACGATCGCATGGTGACATGGCAAAATCGCCAAGTATTAAGTGTACCAATTACAGAAGCGATCGCTCAATATAGCGCTGTCGATCCCAATGGTACTTTAGTTAAAACTGCTCGTGGTATGAGTATTTATTTAGGAGACTAA
- a CDS encoding PIN domain-containing protein produces the protein MRLIGLKLSCIGIKERINLLKKAAFNEEQIKAVIQSLYRRCTVVDFNLSILKSASDIRSRYNFSFWDGLIVACTLSAEATILYSEDMQDGLVLPGQLEIVNPFK, from the coding sequence ATGAGACTAATAGGGCTAAAATTGAGTTGTATCGGTATAAAAGAGAGAATCAATTTACTGAAAAAAGCAGCCTTTAACGAAGAACAAATTAAAGCTGTGATTCAGTCACTTTATCGTCGCTGCACTGTGGTAGATTTCAACCTGAGTATTTTGAAATCTGCATCGGATATCCGCAGTCGATATAATTTTTCTTTTTGGGATGGTTTAATTGTTGCTTGTACGCTTTCCGCAGAAGCAACAATTCTCTATTCTGAAGATATGCAGGATGGGTTAGTATTACCTGGTCAATTAGAGATTGTGAATCCGTTTAAATGA